The bacterium genome has a window encoding:
- the yidD gene encoding membrane protein insertion efficiency factor YidD, translating into MLNKPAVSIIRFYQNYISPMKQSTCRFFPTCSEYTKLAILKYGFFKGCVLGFLRLVKCHPFHAGGNDPLV; encoded by the coding sequence ATGTTGAATAAACCAGCTGTTTCCATTATACGATTTTACCAAAACTATATTTCACCTATGAAGCAGTCTACATGCAGATTTTTCCCAACATGTTCAGAATATACAAAACTTGCCATATTAAAATATGGATTTTTTAAGGGATGTGTGTTAGGTTTTCTTCGTTTGGTTAAATGTCATCCTTTTCATGCAGGCGGGAATGATCCACTAGTATAG
- the rpmH gene encoding 50S ribosomal protein L34, translating to MSKRTYQPSNLSRNRALGFRKRSSTKNGRLVLKRRRRKGRARLTV from the coding sequence ATGTCTAAAAGAACGTATCAGCCGTCTAATTTAAGTAGAAATAGAGCACTGGGTTTTCGTAAGAGAAGTTCTACTAAAAATGGAAGATTGGTTTTAAAAAGAAGAAGACGTAAAGGTAGAGCAAGACTGACTGTATAA
- the rnpA gene encoding ribonuclease P protein component, protein MKIFSFSRDEKLKKYNQIKLVFTNGKRHRGAFANLYVRTNDASRTRLGIVVRVPKAFKGRAVQRNRIKRLVREFYRLNKHTIVKGIDLVFEVFLSSAACRHDDIKTNAFNLCKKAGILQA, encoded by the coding sequence GTGAAAATTTTTTCTTTTTCAAGAGACGAAAAGCTTAAGAAATATAATCAGATCAAGCTTGTGTTTACAAATGGTAAAAGGCATCGTGGAGCATTCGCTAATCTTTATGTAAGAACAAATGATGCATCAAGAACCAGGTTGGGAATTGTTGTGCGAGTGCCAAAAGCCTTCAAAGGTAGAGCTGTACAAAGAAACAGGATTAAGAGATTAGTAAGGGAGTTCTATAGGCTGAATAAACACACCATAGTTAAAGGGATTGATCTCGTTTTCGAAGTGTTTCTCTCGTCTGCTGCATGCAGACACGATGATATTAAGACAAACGCTTTTAATCTGTGTAAAAAAGCAGGAATATTGCAGGCTTAA